CGGGCAGGGCAACACGGTGGTGGTGTTGGCTGACTCTGGTAAGATGTACACGCAGTACAATGACCAGTACCTGGTGCTGGAGTTGTTCAATGGCAAAACCTTTGTGGAGGACGCCAGCAACCAAAGCAACGTGTCTCAAGACGGCGGCTTTGCCCGGCAGGGGTTCACGGCCAACAAGTTGGTGGTAAACTTGTCCTCGTTTCAATTGGACCGAAGCAATACCCAGCTGTTTGCCGACAATAAGATGATGAAGAACATCACCGAGCTCAAGCAGGTGACCGATTCTTTGGAAGGCCAGCAGACCCGTGAGCGGAAATTATTGGCGCCCAACGTGCGGCCGTTCTACAATCATTTTCAGGTGACCAAAGCCGCAGACACTCTCAAGGCCTTGGCCAATTATAAAACGCCGCTGCCAGCTGTCACGCTGGAAGACGTGCGCATGGCGTCCAGTTCGGCGCGCAACGTCAAGAGCTTTACCAGCAGCTACGCCTCACGCCTGACCACCCTGGAGCGGGAGAAGAACAACTATGAGATAGAGATCTACAAGAAGTTTACGCAGGCCCTGGCCTGTTTCATCATGTTCCTGATTGGCGCTCCGCTGGGCGCCATCATCAGAAAAGGTGGCTTGGGCATGCCCGTGATCATCTCCATTGTCTTCTTCATCATTTACTACGTGCTCAGTATTCTGGGCGAGAAATGGGGGAGAGAGGGCGTGGCGCCGGTGCCGTTGGGTATGTGGGCGGCCAACATGGTGCTGCTGCCGGTGGGCATCTTTTTCCTGATCCAGGCCCGCAATGACTCTAATTTACTGGAAGTTGACTTCTGGCGCAAAATCACCTCCAGGCTTCGGCGCACCAAACCCTTGTAATTCTTGGGTTTATTCTGGAGAAAGATTTTACTATTCCGGATTTTTATCTAACTTTGCGCCTTATATTCGATACTGCGAAAAAAACGTAAGCCAAGTACTTTACACGCATGAAATTAACTACTGAAGCGAAACAAGAGATCTTCGAAAACAAAGGATTTGCCAAATCAGCAACTGACACTGGGTCACCTGAATCGCAAATCGCATTGTTCACCACCAGAATCAACCACCTGACGGATCACCTGAAGGTTCACAAAAAAGACTTCTCCACTCGTTTGGGTCTTTTGAAATTGGTAGGTAAGAGAAGAAGACTATTAAACTACCTGACTAAAACTGACATTGAGCGCTACCGTGCTATCATTGCAGAGCTAGGCATTCGTAAATAACATCAAGAGAAGGATTAGGGAATTCATATACGGGATTCCCTAATCTTTTTTATTGCCCTTGCTTCTCAATCTCCTAATTGACAGCGCCCCTGGCACCGCTAGAGGGTGCATTTTACATTGATGCAATAGATAAATCAGATGTCATATAACGCTATAAATAAAACTATCCGCATGGCCAACGGCCGTGACATTACCATTGAAACCGGTAAACTGGCCAAGCAGGCAGACGGTTCTGTAGTGGTAAGATGCGGAAACGCCATGTTGTTGGCGACGGTGGTATCCAACATTGGAGCCCGTGAAGGAGTAGACTTTCTGCCCCTTTCTGTAGACTACCAGGAGAAATTTGCCTCTAACGGTAAGATTCCAGGTGGTTTCCTGAAGAGAGAAGCCCGTCTTTCTGACTATGAAGTATTGATCAGCCGTCTGGTAGATCGTATCCTTCGTCCTATGTTCCCAGAAGATTACCACTCTGAGACGCAGGTAATCATCAACCTGATCTCCGCTGACGCTGAGATCCTTCCAGATGCCTTAGCCGCTTTGGCCGCTTCGGCTGCCCTTTCTGTGTCTGACATTCCGTTCAACGGCCCAATCTCTGAAGTAAGAGTAGCCCGCATTGACGGTCAGTTTCAGATCAACCCAGTACTTTCTGACCTGAGCCGCGCCGACATCGACCTGATTGTAGGTGGTACCGCTGACAGCGTAGCCATGGTGGAAGGTGAAATGAGCGAAGTTTCTGAAGAAGAGATGCTGGAGGCGATCAGAGTTGCCCATGAAGCTATCAAAATTCAGGTGGCTGTTCAGCAGGAGCTGGCCCAAGAAGTAGGAAAAACGACCAAGCGTGAGTACAGCCATGAGAACAACGACCTTGAATTAAAGGAGTTGATTTACAAGGCAGTGTATGACCAAGCCTATGGCGTTGCCGCTTCTGGCAATAAAGTAAAGGCTGAGCGCAAGAACTCTTTCAAGGCCAT
The nucleotide sequence above comes from Nibribacter ruber. Encoded proteins:
- a CDS encoding LptF/LptG family permease, which produces MKKLDKLILKSFIGPFLLTFAVVEFIFLLQVILKYLDDLVGKDLGVAVIGELLFYFSINLAPNAFPLAILLSSLMTFGNLGEHMELTAIKTSGISLVRALRPVFFFALLLTIAAFFFNNTIVPKANLRAFSLMWDIRQKKPSLDIKEGSFYNGLPNRSIRVGKKFDDGQTLKDIMIYDHSGGQGNTVVVLADSGKMYTQYNDQYLVLELFNGKTFVEDASNQSNVSQDGGFARQGFTANKLVVNLSSFQLDRSNTQLFADNKMMKNITELKQVTDSLEGQQTRERKLLAPNVRPFYNHFQVTKAADTLKALANYKTPLPAVTLEDVRMASSSARNVKSFTSSYASRLTTLEREKNNYEIEIYKKFTQALACFIMFLIGAPLGAIIRKGGLGMPVIISIVFFIIYYVLSILGEKWGREGVAPVPLGMWAANMVLLPVGIFFLIQARNDSNLLEVDFWRKITSRLRRTKPL
- the rpsO gene encoding 30S ribosomal protein S15, with translation MKLTTEAKQEIFENKGFAKSATDTGSPESQIALFTTRINHLTDHLKVHKKDFSTRLGLLKLVGKRRRLLNYLTKTDIERYRAIIAELGIRK